The Silene latifolia isolate original U9 population chromosome X, ASM4854445v1, whole genome shotgun sequence genome contains the following window.
AAGGCTTTTTTAGATTGGATAATCTCTACTCCTCTCTCCGAGCTTCCGTTTTCAGGCCCTCAGTTTACTTGGGCTGACAAGAGGGACTCCTCAAGTTTAATTTTGGAGCGTTTGGACCGGTGTTATGCTTCTCAGAACTGGCTTCTTTCTTTCCCAGATGCTCATGTTCAGAATCTAAATATTTTTCTTTCAGATCATGCCCTAATTATCCTAGCTACAACCACCCCTTGTAAGAAACCAAAGCGTCCTTATCGTGTGGATAATTGGTTTCTGGATAATCCGGAAATTCAATGGCTTATTTCTTCTATTTGGAATACTTCATGTCACGGTCCTGCTTCATCGTCCGTCTCCCTCAAACTTAGCCAAATCCGCTCTGGAATTCTTAAATGGGTTCTTCAAAATCGTCATAGATTTATGATTGACTGGAGCTCCATATCCCATGATTTATCTGCATATTCTTCACTTGTCCATGATAGCTCCTCGGGTTTGAACTATATTAGTAGTATAAAATCTATGGAGCACGAGGTCCATATCCAACAATCCTTCTGGAAACAACGTGCAAAATCTGAGTTTCGTTTCAATGACGGCATACCAACTTCTTATTTTTTTAGTAGATCTAAATCTCGACAGAAGCTTCTTCGGATCATTTCTCTAAAGAATGATATGGGAATCTGGACTTCCTCTGATTTGGATCTTTCCACGTTGGTTATGTCACATTTTACCAGCTTATACAGTTCGACTAATCAAACTCTACCGTCCTCAGCCCTTGAAGACTTGCCTATTCCTCAATTGGACGAATTTCAGCAAGAATATCTTTCTCAACCCTTCACTTCTAAAGATGTTTAAAACGCTTTTTTCGCGATGAAGCCAAATAAATCACCTGGACCAGATGGCTTTCCACCCCGCTTTTATCAACTTTATTGGGAAATTATCAAGGATGATATTTCTTTGGCAGTCCTTTCTTTCCTAAACTATGGTCACCTTCTTCCTGCATGAAACAACACACATATTGTTCTCATTCCGAAAGTTGATTTACCTGACCATATTTCTCAGTTTCGCCCAATCAGCCTTTGTAATGTCATCTATCGGGCGGCTTCATAATGTATTGCTACTAGGCTGAGGATGGTGATAGATAATAttattggccaaaatcaaaatgCTTTTGTTTCAGGACGTTTAATCAGTGACTGGGGATTTCTTGGTCATGAGATTCTTACATATATTAACCAACGCAAAACGGGTACTCAATGTTTTGGAACTCTCAAGCTTGATATGAATAAGACTTTTGATAGGGTTTCTTGGCCCTTCTTGTTTAGAGTTCTAAAGCTTTTTGGTTTTCCGAAGAAGTTCAGGAGGCTTATTAAAACTTGTGTCAGAACGGTCTCTATGCAAGTTCTCATTAATGGTACTCCCTCCAACCGTATTTTTCCTCTGTGCGGGTTACGTCAAGGCGACCCTATTTCACCATATCTTTTTATCCTTTGCATGGAAATCCTTTCTCTTATGATTAACAAAGCAGAATCTAATAGATTTATTGAAGGTATTAAGCTATCACGGCGTAGTCCTGCTATTTCTCATCTTTTATACGCTGATGATTCGCTCTTGTGCCTTCGTCTAACATCAACTGGTTGCGAAACATTGTGTAGCATCTTGAACTATTTCAGCTCTATCTCGGGTCAAATGATTAACCATCACAAATCATATATCAAGTTCAGCCCCAACTCTTCTGCCGATTTTAAAAAGCATATTACTGATATTTTACAAGTGCAAACTAAGAGTAATTTTAGATTATATCTTGGAGTCCCAATCGATTTAGGCAGAAGAAAAATATCAGCTTTCCAGTTTCTCATTGACAATATTTCTAGTAAAATTCTCTCTTGGGGCCCAGTAAATTTTTCTCAAGCAACTAAGTTAATCCTTGTTAATTCAATTTTGATGGCATCCGTTACTTACGTGGCCTCTTTTCTTCCAATTCCACAGCAGATTACCACGAAGATTAATTATCTGATTGACCTTTTCTGGTGGAAGACATCTCAAAATAAACGCGCCCAACATTGGTTACCATTTGAGCAATTACAACTACCAAAGTCGGATGGTGGATTGGGTTTAAAGAATGCAAGACTTGTTAGTCAAGCCTTGGTGTTTAAATTTTTTTGGCGAAGTCAGCATCATTCTACTTCTCTTTTATCCAAAATTATCCGCTCAAAATACCAGAAAGATTTTCCTATCCCTGACAAGATTTCTAAATATTCGGCCGCATCTTTCGGTTGGAAAGGTATTGTCAAGTTCACCTTTTTACATCGTGGCGGTATTGCTTGGAAGTTTGCAAATGGAAGATCGATTGATCTAAGAACTGACGCTTGGGTTCTTGGTAACAAACCTTTTTTTCACGTCACAAACGCAAGTACATACGATCAGTTTTGCTGATCTCCTACTAGACTCCACTCACTGGAGCTCTAAGGCTGTTTTCAAATACTTTTATACAGCTACAGCAAAAAGTATTTGTGCTCTGAAACTTCCATCAGAGCCTGTTTAGGCCAATTTCTGTATATTGGGCCAACAAAGGATTAGGTCCATTAGAGCTGATTTGATAAATTGGGCCAAGGAGACTAGCAACCAAGAGGAGCCCGCGTGTTGCGGATCATCAGGGAGATTTCAGGGAGATTCTAGGGAGATCAGGAGGAATAGAATACAAGGTAGCGTTTATGGAAAGAAGCACGGTAGGACGGAGATTCCTTGCCATACAAGGAATATAACTCAGCTAGGGTTTCCatcctataaatagccaagaagATATAGAAGAAGGATCATTCAAGAATAAGCATACAAACACAATACATTGTGCTAGCCATGTCATCACGCCACCACCTTTGTACTCATTCTCATATAAAAAGCTAGTGCTATCATTGGAAGGGTtccgtcccttcccgcggtcgtttcccacattggattttctgcgtcaccaaatctcttgtgtcaATCTTTATTTACAGCTTCAATTTCCATACTTAgcattaacataaaacgatacaATCAACATACGACGattaagaccgcattgaccttactaaacctaattcggtagaaaaatactaaaacagtttggcgcccaccgtggggcattgtggtcgtcagcGTTAGTTACTTAGATACATAATGGACAAACAAACATCATCAGCCGGGTCAGGGAGCAGTCAGCCGCTGATACCACCAAATCCTatccaaaatctagcatcaacgGCTCAAACTCAAGTACCCAGACACACTTCAAGAGCCACACCCGTGGCAAAAGTAACCTTGCCTCCCAGGACCCCTACTGTGGCGGTACACTCCAAGTCAGACAAAGGACCTGGAGGTTCAAATCTCACTTCCCCATAAAGTCCAACACAAGCCTTGCTTAGTGGCATGGAAAATATGCAGAAGGTGATGGAAAGCATGCGGGAAGACCAAAGGAAGACAGAAGCTGAAGCAAAGAGGAGGAACAGggagctctgggcacagatagacatTCTGAGACATCCGTCCAGCACACCAGCAAGCACGGAGGGTGAGAATCACCAATAGTGGATCTCACCCAGAGggctgttggagtatgtgtcctcaacaatagtgcgatcacgtatttaaatctcatgataagaatacataagggatgatacattatatagtcaactaatcaacatttatcggtaacgattggctgacaagagtttgacgttactttcgtttgacggtggtgatcagttgatcccttgaggtcacacctataggatggaacccaaataatttctgatcaaatgtatttgatacgggttgattagtcccttttatttataaatgtatatttgatatatatatatatatatatatatatatatatatatatatatatatatatatatataatcggaTCCCGTACGAACTGAATTAagttacgaaccgtacgaactgaaTAAAAACAACTTGATTACGCCATTTTAGGCCCAATTCACATAACCACACTCTTAACCACTCTTTTTTTCTCCATGTTATCTCTCTATCTCCTTTACCACTGATCAAACATTTAACAACCATCCCCCGCTGCTTCATTTGAGACACCGGCGTCGAGATCCGACAACCATCGTCAGCCGTCTTTACCTCTTCCAAACAGCCATCGTTTTATTTTTTATGTTTCATCCTGTTTTCATTTTTTCAAATGTTAGATCTACTAATAAATACAATTAATTCCgaaaaattaatcaaataatgGGAATCCTTCTGAAATTTCGATGATGGCTGAGTTATCGACGATGGTCGTCTGATCGCCGCCGTGATTCCGGCCTGATTGGAATCGGCGATAGCTAAGATTGAAGCTATAGGGTGGTGTTTTATGTTGCGGTTGTTAGGTCAGTTGTAGTACAAAGGACGAAAGTTGGGCCTGTCATGTCGGAGTTCGGCATATATTGTCGGCTGTTGGTGATGCAGATCTGGTCAACACCACTTCCAAACCTACCGGCGCCTTTCTCTTTCTCCTCACCCTAATTCTCTTTGCCTCGCGCGCTTTCTGTCCTAGTGCGGTGTTGGATAGGTTAGTAGATCTGACATCTCTCGTCGGTGTTGTTTGCTGCTGCCGGTGATGAATTAGGGATGTCGGGCTACTGCTTATCGATTGTTGATGGTGGTTACATGAGTAGGGGAGTCGTGATCCGGGCACGGTGGAGCTGCTGCCATGGAGATGGAGATTGACGGAGTTGCAGGTTCGATGCCGTTTAGTTGCTGCTGCCATGGAGATGGAGGTTGACGTGAGTTGTTGATTGTAGTTGCATTAGTAAAAACTAGCATACTCACCCTCATTTGTAGATCTGGCTTTAAATCTCGATTTTAGATGTGACGGTGGTGGAAACGGCGAGAGTTTCAGGTGGTTGTGATGTTGGTGCCGTTTAGGTTGGTTTATGATGTCGATGGTGATGTGGTGGATCTAGTGGTAGTCACGGGTGAGTGATGGCAGTGTCGTAGTTCTGATTATCTCACCGGCATCGTCTGTCAGTTTTGGTGATGTCATTTTATGTCGCCTGGTATGGCCGTGGTAGTGTTGTCCTGAGTATTGGTTGTCGTCGGCGATAGCTGATGGTGGTGGGTGTTTATGGTGGTGATGGGTGAATAGAAGCGGTGTTTGTTAGGGGTGGGAATGTGTTATTTGGGTCATTAGTGTGTGGCGGTGGTGATATTAGTCATTAAtttgtggctgtggtggtggtggtggcggcggcagCGGTATAGTGGTGGCGGCAGTGTAATGGTGGCGgcagcggtggtggtggtggcggcggcagCAGTGTACTGGTGGCGGCGGTGTAATGGTGGCGACagcggtggtggtggtgaaggTGGGgtagtggatacacaaaataccacgACAGATACACTTCGTATTACCACCGGATACACCTcgtattactaccggatacatgtgtatctagtagtaataccatgtgtatccagAAGTATGAACTTGTGTATCCAGATGTATTATACTGTGTATCTGATAAGTATTATACCACCCTAGATACACACGGTATTAATACgagatacatgtgtatccggcaGTATAACCATGTGTATCTGGTATTAATATGATGCGTATACGGAAGTATAGACTTGTGTATCCAGAAATATTATAATGTGTATCTGGCTttaatgtcatgtgtatccgcaaaaaatataaaatgtatccgtaaaaaaattagtttaaaaaagtgtaaaagtgtaaaagtgcatctatAATTTTAGTGTTGAAACTTTTGTATTTATATATGTAATAAAATGTGTCTAATAAGAAGTGTATGAAGTAAAGAAATAAagtgtatctgaaaaaaaaaaaaaaataaataaaaaaaaggcCAAAAtaagctagttcgtacggttcgtacgttAAGGCAGTTCGCACCTAAACCcgtccctatatatatatatatatatatatatatatatatatatatatatatatatatatatatatatatatatatatatatatagttgtgtgagtttgttgagatcgagtttagaactcgagtcaacgcaagtttattattcaattatgcgatgattgactaatgaaattttatatgttattgtaatatgattaaataagatttaatttaatgattaagcgttaattcattaaattaatcgAGGTATTATATTTTTAGAGGTAGAGTTTATTTGTTGATTATATTTTACAagggttgtaaattaattaaattggacaTTATAGGACTCattatattttcatattattaCATAATAATCACTTAAGAGTTAAGTGTgtattaatcatttgtttatattatataattgttatatgatcaaaCTAATATTTATTTATGTAAGATAAATAAATATATGACTCTTATGATTGTGTGACAAACATTACAAAATAAAAATGGTCCATTTTACACTATGATGGCCGAAAATAACATGTTGTGGgacaacattttatttttgtcttttctttAATCAACCCCATGCAAGTAATCATATTACCTAGTTGCATGCTTATGACAAAGGCTACCCTAAAACACTCATTACCTACATGagcatgcaaataaaataagaaaaagaaattgtCCACTAGTGGAGATAGGTGACCGGTTTTTTGAGCATAAAGGGGGCAATTGGTTGCTCAATTTTTGTTGTTCAAATTTTGCATGTTTCTCTCTAAATTATCACACAACcacataatattattattacattactagagtagtaataaaaaataatattaaGGGATTATAATTTctaataatatctagttaatatcaTTAGAAATATTTGGGCAATATCTTGGGTGCAATTGATAGGAGAGTTTCTACTTTGaaactttggaggatcatcctattattcatagctcaagaacaaggttggaaGGAGTTCAACCTTGTGTCCATTTCCGTTTCATTATAATGTAAGGAAAAATCGTTTTCTCCTTTTACTTTTTCTTTATATAtgtttgcatgtaactagatccacAACATCTAATTTAATTACTAACTTAGATCtatattagatgagtctaataagagggttaattaacctaacaattggtatcagagcattgttattgcatgcaaatcgttttttgagttttttacgagttattagatgactaaaataaaaaccggaAAATTCGTGTTTATATAGTATATGCACGAAATTCTTCCATGCATGtatacattctggtcct
Protein-coding sequences here:
- the LOC141620344 gene encoding uncharacterized protein LOC141620344, translating into MKALCSAYSPLWSSNIAGWKAFLDWIISTPLSELPFSGPQFTWADKRDSSSLILERLDRCYASQNWLLSFPDAHVQNLNIFLSDHALIILATTTPCKKPKRPYRVDNWFLDNPEIQWLISSIWNTSCHGPASSSVSLKLSQIRSGILKWVLQNRHRFMIDWSSISHDLSAYSSLVHDSSSGLNYISSIKSMEHEVHIQQSFWKQRAKSEFRFNDGIPTSYFFSRSKSRQKLLRIISLKNDMGIWTSSDLDLSTLVMSHFTSLYSSTNQTLPSSALEDLPIPQLDEFQQEYLSQPFTSKDV